The nucleotide sequence GGAGCCGGCCCCCTCGTCTGACTCCGTCGTCCACGCCCCTGTTGCCGCCGCTGTCCCCTCTCCTGTCCGGGCTCCTGCGACCACGAGCTTCGGGCCGCTGCTTCGCTGGGGCGCTAAGGTTCTTCCTGTTCGACCTGGTTCTCGCTTCGATAGCCTTATCTTGCATGATTACCACGTAGATATCACTGTCAACATAAAAAACCCTAGCCCTCCTGTCCAAGTATGGGTTGCCATTAAACTTCTAAAGTCTATAGTCCCTACTGTTAAGCTCGTTACTGATGCCTTAGACCACCTGTTTTCTGATTCAAACGTTTTTTACGTGCAAATCGTGCATGCGGGGCTCTTTTGCACTTGGGTCTCCACAATAGACGTTAGGTCCAAAATGGTTTCCCACTCTCCCTGTGTCCTCTCCCATTTTGAACTTTGGCTGTTTGAATCCCAACAACTGGCCCAGGGCGCCCTGGACTCCTTCCCGGACGTGGACTGCTCATCGACGCTCTACCTGTCCTCCCAAACTCGTGCCGCTCCCCTCAGTGCCCAATCGATCCTTGGCCATTTCTCGACCAACGTTCAGTCCAAAGACTCGACGTTGCCTACTGCCTGTGCTCTATCGTCCCCTCTCCCGTACGATTCTACCATCTCCCCGAGCCTTGTCTCCTCGCCATTAAATGATCCAGCTTGTGCACATACGGAGGGATCGGTCTCCCTCCCATTAAATGTGTCAGCAGCTGTGCATTCAGACATGGACTCGATCACGTATGACGGCGCCAGCCGTGCCCTTCCTACTAGCATGCATGCCTCATCCCATTTGGCCCCACCCCCATGCTTCCCCGGCCACGACCCCATGCACGCCCGCTGTCCATCAGGATTCACCATGCTTGCATGCGCCTCTGCATGCAATGCCGGGCCCACCCTCATGCATGCACGTACTTCTTCGGGGCTATCTTCACGCCACCGCTGGTTGTGCTACCATGTGCATGTTTGACCAACAACGCTCCCCCCTGTTGCCGCATGTGCCTTTGCCGTTTCCTCGATCGAACCAACGACTCCGCCGGCGTGCTTTTCGCTGCTACAGTGCCAGCCCCTGCCTCTGGAGAAACAAAATCCCCCCACGCTGCATACGATCTCCACAACGCCTCTCCTGTCACCTCTCGCCACCCAGCCCGAGAGGGAAAAGGCTACGCCTATTTTTACCCCTACTAGGAATGCTTCAGAATACGAGACCGCCGCGGGACGGCTGTTAAATCTACCCTCACAACCCCAAGTCTCTGACAACCTGGCCGCCCCTCCAACGCCCCGATCACCTGGCCCCACCACTCACAACCTCCAAAACACACAACTCCAGCCTGTCCTGGTTACACCGATTTTTCGCGCCACTGACCTCCCGGGCCCTCCTACCAGCAACGGCAGCACAGGccccacttcctcctcctccgttccttGCCACGACACCACCATTGTACCCTACGTCTATGACTTGTGGCCCCTAGACTGGTTACCTCCCCTACAGGACTGTGGTACTATACCTCGAGCCCCTCCGATCCGTCTCTCTGGCCGCTCTGGTCAGCGCAAAGATACGCACGCATGCGCCTCCCCCGTCCCTTCAGCTTCGCTGCTGTCCATTCCTTATCCCCCCTGCCATGACATGAGTCCTTGCTCTCTTCATGTAGACGATGTTGCAGAAGATTCCCACGCAACCTGCAACACGCCGCGCAGCGCCTCGACCCCCGCCCCTTCTTCCTCCTATCGAGATGCTCTGCTGCGTCCCAAGGCCAACCCAATCCCCCCCTCCTCTTCTACTTATACCCCCCACCCAACCGGCTAAATCACCCACCCCAGCCTCTCCTCCTCCCATCGAAAGAGCAAGAAGCCTCGCCGGCGGTGCTTCCGGTGCCTCACCTCGGACCATGTCATCTTCGACTGCAGGGACCCCGTCCGTTGCGCCCGCTGCTGGCCCTCCGGTCATCGTAGCTTCAGGTGCAAAGCTCGTCGCCTCCTTCCCTGTTTTCCAACAATGCCGCCCTCCCCCTCTCCTTGTTCTAACCCTGCTTTCTGCCCTGCCAGTGCCATGAATGCCATGCCCGACAACACCGCCGCCAACACCGCCCCCGCCATCCAGCCGCCTGTCGCGGTGGCCCCGACTTCGCTTCGCTTCGGCTCCTTCCAGGTGGAGGTCGGCGACGCGGGCTCCTCCATCGCCTCTTCCTCCTTGCTGATCTGCCTCAACCCCTCCTCCCACGAGCCCCACCTCATCTGCCCAGAAGTTGCTCTCGATCTCAACTCACCACCTCCTGACCTCTCCACTCCGGTCGACGGCCTCGCTATCAGGCTGCAGCTTCACCTCCTCAAAGCTATCCATGACCTAGACGAGGCGGCTGCTGCCACAGCCCGCCGCCTCAACCTATCCCCGCCCCGCCCAACCCAGGCTTCCCACCGTGCACCTCACCCGCCCCCGGTGCCCTCCGCACACCGCAACAGAGGCCCTCCCACCTTTGCTCCCATCCCTACTCCTCCTCGCTAGCCTTCATTGTAGTCCCGCCCCAGCTTGTCCAGGACGACATAGCTAGGTATGCCTTCGTCCACTTCCGCACTCCCGTCCACAACCCTTTCCGGGAGATCCTCGCGTGCTCAGAGAGCGCGGAGGCAACCCTGTCTTTCGTGTTGCCACGTCTTTTCGTGGTGCGGGCCTAGTCTCCTTTCCATCTGCGGCCGCTCGCCATGGCGTCATCGCACGTGGCCCCATGCATGTTGATGGTAACACCATCTCCTTTGAGCCAGCTGAGAACCATGGCCGTTCCACCGCTCTGTTCGAGGATGATCTCACGGAGTTGGAGGCCATTGGCTTCCCTCTTGAGCTCTGGCACCCTTTGGGTGTTCATTTCGTCCTCAACTTTCTTGGTGAAATCTTCTCCATCGACCAGTACTGCCTCCTTTCCAATGAGCGCACCTCCATTAGGGATCATGTCGCCCTATTCAAGGGCACCTCTCTGCCTGATGCTCTCACTGTCCAGCTTCCTAATCTCGACATCCTAGTTGTCCAGCTGCACGAGCACGGGAAGGTCACCCGCATCGGCCCAAGTGacccttcccccttctcctctgATGGGGACTCGGACTCCGCTTTGGACTCGACTTCCGACTCGGACTCCCCCACCCCATATCCCTCTATTGGCCTTCAGTGTGTTGCGGCTGCCATGGCAACGTTTGGCCCCTTCACCGTCTCACCGGAGTTCCCCCAGGGGCCGCCTCCTTTGCCTTCAAGAAACGCTTTGCTTGCCGCTGACGCCTTTGTTGAGCTTGCCATCAGCTCATCTGATGATGATGTCCCTCTTGCCAGGATCGGCTTGGCTCCTCCAGTCCTTTTGGATTCCATCTTGTCCGATATCCCGGCTGATCCTACAGAACACGAGTTGCCTCTAATCACCTCGCCGGATCACTACATGCCCGACCCCGCTCCTGCACCTGCTGCTTCCGATGGCACGGCCATCTTGACGACGGTGCCTCACGCTGCCTCGCCGGTGGTTTACTCTTGCCGTCCAAGGGCGGTTGTGGCGCCGGCGCTGCCCTCCCTGCCGGCCTTGGATCTGGAAGCTGAGCATGTGGTGCACGAGGCCGTCACCAAGAAGGGACGTGCCTGCCGCAGGCGTGCCAGCTCTATTCTGCACATTAGGCGGAGTGCTCGGCTCGCCGAGATGGAGCCATACAAGAAGGAAACCATGCAGGATAAGGCGTCCAAGGCCAAAGCCAAGTGCATGGAGCTGGGCAACTCTGCGCGTGATTTCGACGATGTTGTGAGCTCTGCTCGCCTGTACCCCGATGATGTTCAGCCTGGCTCCCCCCGCGCTCTCGCCGCTCTGGCCATCGAGTGTGGCTCTTCTCCTCATGAGGCTGAGTCTGTGGCCTCCTCTGCTGGTGCCGTGGCCAAGTGACTTATGCATTGCTGTATCAAGATGCCCGGCTGCTGCCGCTGCTTGTGTTCACCGACAAGCTTATATGTATTCGTCTATGTCTGTATCAGTAGTTTTCTTCCTTGTGTCATGTACTTTCCCTTTATGATGGTGTTTGTTGTAGTGCTTTATGTCTAGTTCTACCTTGTCGTTCTGTTCGTGGAATATAAGAGGTTTAGGGAATGATGGAAAATGTACTGAAGTTCTATCTGAATTAATCTCTCTAAAACCAAATCTCCTCCTACTTCGGGAAACTAAACTCTCCGCCCCTACTCAGCTAAAACTCAGATCCTTTCTCCCCTCGTTTCTCGATGACGCTAGCTTTCTACCAGCTTGTGGCACTGCAGGTGGACTTCTAACAGTCGTCTCTACCTCCTCCTTATCGGTTAAATCACATGCCAATCACTCTTTTTGTAGCTCTGTTACGCTACAATCTCTAGCTTGCCAAACCCCTTTCGTTGTTACCAACGTGTATGCGCCAACTGCTCGATCCCTCAAAAGTGTTTTCTTGGACGAACTGAAAAGTATTGCTCCACTGGACAACACTCCATGGCTAGTCATAGGCGACTTCAACCTGATTCGTTTTCCCCATGAGAAAAATAATCCCAATTTTCATCATCTAGAAGCATCTCTTTTGAATGACGCCTTGGATCATCTCGCGCTTCTAGAATTACCTCTTCTAGACAGGAAGTTCACCTGGTCAAATAACCAAGACTCACCTGTTCTGGAACGCCTCGACCGTGCCTTCTTCAACATTGCTTGGAATAATTCCTTCCCAAACTGCTCACTCACCTCCCTGCCTCGTCTCACTTCTGATCATGTTCCACTTGTCGTCTCCATCTCGACCTCCATCCCTCGCTCCCGCCTCTTTAGGTTTGAACGCTCCTGGGCCCTGCACCCGGCCTGCCGACGTATCATAGCCCAGTCTGCCGCCCAGCGCATCCGCTCCagcccatcctcctcctccaaccTGGCCCAAACGCTTCAAACCTGCCGCTTGCGCCTCAAACAATGGGCTAAAACCCTTAGACCTCCACCTGTCAGGGAAAAAAGATGCAAGACTATTCTTAATCTGATTGATGCCAAAGAAGAATCTCGCCCTCTCTCCGTTGCTGAGGCCTCGCTGCGATCTGTCCTAAAGCGCCCCCTCCATCGAGCCATCCGCGATCGTATGATGGCAACCAGACAGCGGGCAAAAGTTAAGCGCGCCATCTGGGGGGACGAAAACTCAAAAAAAATCACATCTCTGCCTCCCAACGTTTCCGTAAAAATCAGATCCCTTCGCTTCGAAATCTAGACCAGGATTTCCACGCCCATGATCAAAAAGCCACGATCCTAAAAGACTTTTATCAAAATCTACTAGGTTGCCCGGCGGTCACTTCTTGGAATTTTGATCTATCAAATCTTTACACCACCCTGGTGCCTCAACTTCGCCATTTGGATACCCCTTTCACCTCCGATGAAATAAAACTCGCCTTTTTGCACATGAATCCTAATGCTAGCCCAGGGCCCGATGGCTTTGGCCCTTGCTTCTACAGTTCGGCTTGGAATTCCATCAAGCACAATCTCATTGCCTTTTTTCATGACTTCTATAATCTCACAGCCCAAACGGAGCGCTTTAACAGAGCCTTCATTATACTTTTACCTAAAAAGATGGTGCCAACACCGCGGATGCATTCCGTGCTATCTCCTTGCAGAACTGCCCAATCAAAGGCATCGCCAAGCTCCTCACTAATCGGCTAAAACCTTTCATTCCTCTTCTCGTTCACGGTGATCAAACAGGTTTTATTTCTGGCAAATGTATTGCTGAGAATTTATTTATGCGGCAAAATCCCTTAAATGTTGTCATAAACGAAAAGCAGCAACAATGGTCCTCAAACTTGACTTCAAAAAGGCGTTTGATTCTATTTCCTGGCCTTCTCTCCTCAAAATTCTACGCCATCGGGGTTTTCCAGATCGCTTCTATGCCTGGATTGAGGACCTACTCTCGACCGGTAAAACTGCAGTCATGCTAAACGGAGTACCTGGTAGCTGGATCCAGTGCAAAAATGGTCTCCGACAGGGTGATCCCATCTCACCCTATCTGTTCATCATCGTTGCAGATGTTCTTCAACAGCTCATCCTGTCTGCTGCCTCTGATCAAGCAAACGAGCTTCACCATCCGGTCTACCATGACCTACCGCCCTCTATTCTCCAATACGCCGATGACACGCTCATCATTGCCCATGCTTCCACTATGGCGGCCCGCAAGCTCAAGTAGCTTGTCGACGACTTCGCTCTTGCAACCGGCCTCTGTATAAATTTCACAACAACAACTTTTGTCTCCATGAATGTAGATGCCACAACTGCCTCCTCAATCGCGCAGATTTTTGGTTGTGCCACTGCTGGGTTTCCCCAAACCTATCTCGGCCTTCCTCTCTCCCCTGCCAAACTTCCTCCCTCAGACTTCCAGCCTCTCATTTCTTCTTTCCGATCCCTCCTCCCCGGCTGGTGTGCGAAATTGCTCAATCGAGCTGGGAGGCTCGTGCTCATTTCCGCTATTCTGGACTCTCTCTCAACCTACTTTATGTCAATTTTCAAAATTCCGAAGAAGACACTAAAGACGTTGGACGCCATTAGACAGGCCTTCTTTTGGGCTGCTGAGGAAACATGCACGGGCTCTAAATGCTTGATTGCTTGGAAAAATGTTTGCAAACCGAATTTTTTTGGTGGTCTAGGCATTAAGAACTTAGCTATACAGAATGAATGTCTTCTTATGAAGTTTGCTTTCAAATACCTCACACATGATGAAAACACACAACTGCCTTGGATTTCCTGGTTAGACAAACAACACCTATGTAGCCTATCCCACCTTGCTTCCTGCCAAAACCTTCTTTCCTAACCAAAATAATCCAAAAGCAGTTGCAGAACTTGCTAAACACCACCTTTGTGCTAACTAATAATGGACAGAAAACCTTTTTCTGGTTAGATACTTGGCTACCGCCGATCACTCTTGCCTCTGCTTTCCCGTGCCTTTATTCCCACTCCACAAATTTTTTCATCCTAGTGGTTCATATCATGCGAGATGGGATACATGCGAACCTGCCCAATAGGATAACCTCGGCCGCCTTGCGCGAGCTAGCTGCCCTTTGCTTGTTATTGCAGGATGTCCAACTGACGGCTAAGAAGGATGAGCGATTCTTGCTGCATGGGCAAAACTACTCCTCCAAGTCTGCCTACAAAATCCTGATGCTAGAAGATACTGAGGATGATCATGCTGACCTAATCTGCAGATCCAGGGCGCCGCATAAACTCAAACTGTTTGCTTGGCTTCTCTTCAGAGGACGCCTAAATACTCGAGCAAATCTGTCGTTCAAACATATGACTGATTCTGCAAGCTGTCCTCGATGTGCTGGCTCCTCTGAAGACACTACTCATCTGTTCATTGCCTGCTCGCGGGCCATGCAGATCTGGGTGCACCTAGGCCTCTCCGCTACCCCCAGGTTCCAAGATCTCTGGCTGGTCACCCTTCCCCAGCAGCTTGACGGCAGGGTGTGGCCGGAGGTGCTTCTTGTCGTGTTGTGGAGGGTTTGGCACTCTCGTAACGCTGCTGTTTTTCGCTCTGAAGACCACTCTTCTCGCACTACCATTCAGAACATTGTAAATGACTTTGAGCTCTTCTCACACCGTCTCAGGGACCATGCTGACAAGGTAGCTGCCACGGCTTGGCTATGCTACCTTACCACACGGCTTGTCGTGCTCTTGTAATCTGTGACTGTCACTGCTCGGCCTTTTGGCCTcttgagtaatatattcaggtggggatccTCCCCCCTCCTGATTCCTCAAAAAAAACATTATTTTTAGTGGAATTGGCACTGAGCTGCCCATATATTAAGAAGAATAGAGCATTGCTATGTAGTGCATTAACCGCCAAGTGGTCGAGACATGACCAGTCGTAGGCAGTGGTGCATGAGTTGtacagatatactccctccgttccttttttttgaaccgggctttAACACCTTTCCATTGCATAGAACGGAAATACAGCAGTTCCAGAAACATGttcaggaagaaaggaaaggggaaaagcgAGTTCAAGCACTGCCAGGAAACCCACCACACTCGCCCGGCATCGTGACAAGTGCCATAGGGCGAAAACCTTAGCAGCACCAATATCTTTAAGTCTAACTAGCTATTACATAACCGACCTCCAGGGGACAAACTGACACCACCAGACCAAAACAACAATCTTTTCGAAGCAACATGAACAGAAGGCTTTTCAAACTTCGGCGTGTGCTTCAGCAGATcaccctccgttcttaaatatttgtctttttagatatttcaacaagtctgGCTCTGGCGGTGGGTGTGGACCGTTCTCGCAGCCTGAAAGCCAGTGCATTGGTGTTGTGGGTAGCAGCAGGTCGTGCTTGTCGTGCTAAAGAACGGCGTCGACCGGAAGGGAGACGTGCTCGAGGACCCGCCTGTTGCGCTCATTCCAAATATGCCAGCAGGTGTAGGTTGCCGTGACATTGTGCCTTCCATAGCTTATCAAAATTGGAACCAGAGAAGGAGCCCAGAAACTGCTAGCTGTTGATAAGACGACAGAGCAGAGTAGACAAATCCGCTGAAGAACCACTCCAGCTTTACATCGCTTGGTCAGTAGTTCAGTACCCAGGCAGATGACACATGACATGATCCATCACTACTCTCCagatagttttttttttgaaacgaggcaaaagacttgccattttcattgattaagaagaagagaattaccCGATTAATTGACGGAAACCCGGGCTAAAACTGTACATCACAACCCACATGATATgggcaccaccggccaacctggccaccgacatggaACAAGACACGACGGCACATGCCAACGGATGGTCACACGCGCAAGCAACTGACAGCTCCGACTTTGACGACGAGCAACAcaagggaaatatgcaggacttgcgccgaccATGCCCATCGTAAACGGTCACCGAATGTCTGTCATCGTCACCACTGGACACGCTCCAACGCAGCTCCGACTTCAAAGCAACCCAGCAACCACGgaagagcacctcggacacgccggGAAGAACCGACTACCAAAGACCACGCTGCGACCCAAGCTCCTCTCaacgccatcatcgttgccaaacagaaaCCAGCGCCCCGCCTCAGCCTCAGCAAACCACGCGGTGAAGATGCCGCCATCGACGGCGAAGATGCCATCATCCTCCGGACTCTCAGTCGTAgccggctccgagacgatgcccccaaggagaAGAAAGCCGCGAAGACGCCTTCATTGCCCGATCCAGcggatctgaggtttccctccggAGCCCAAGCCGTGGGGAGAAGGTGGAGTACCTCCACGACGATGCTTCCAAGAAAGACCACGGCACCCgcgggcgccgccgtcgccggctccAGTGAAGACTGGagcaaggatttctcccggagaTGTGCCGACCACCTGCCACCACCGACCGCCGCCCATGAACCACCACCCCTGCCGAGGCCGGCTCCAATCTAGCCACGGGACCCCTCGATCCGCCGCGTCCAGAAGCGCTCCGCCCCCTGGCCGAAGCCGCCACCACCAaacccggggccgccgccccagcaaCCATAGCCCACCACCGCCGACGACATCACCACCAAAGGGGCCTGACCAGGCCCATCGGTCGGAGCCCACATCACCAGATCCAGAGGCAAGGGAGGGCCTGACCAGATCGGAGACCTCGCTCCGGGCCTCGCTACGAGATGGCCGGCAGACAGAGAAGTCGCCGGGAAGCCGCAGCCTCGCGCTGCGCACAGTCCTCCGCCGTTAGATGTGGCCGGAGTCACATCGAAGGATGGGGAGAAGGGCGTTGCGGTCGCTGGGCTCCAACCACACCGCAAGGCACGGCCACACCGACACTGTGCAGCAGTCGCGCACCGCACCGCCAGCTCGAGCCACCGCCAGGGGAAGCCGCCGTCGTAGGGGAtccagatccgccaccacctcctgccGCCGTCAGACGAGAGGGAGAGGAAGGGGAAGACcccaccgccgccgtccgccgcccgggcttagcccggcggcCTCCTCCGGCGACGGTGAGGGGAGAGAGGTGGGCGAGGGGGGCGGCCCGGCGGCGCGAACGAGGGCTCCGCCCGAGTCACCAGAGAGGCGACACTCTCCAGATATTCAGGTTGTTGTAAAAGTAACAGAAAAAGGTTGCATTGATCCCCGACGCCAACCTCTCTGGTCCAGTTTCGACTATGAGTGTCAGGTTTGTACAAATTGCAATAGCAGCATTATCAGTGAGTTAGGGATCTCAGCAACAGCATCCAATCACAATTCTATTGATAACCAGCAACACTTATAGAGTATGCGGTATCAGTGAGTGAGAATATAGCTGGGACAATCCAAACAAAGAGGCCCGACGCTAAGCACATTGAGCTCCGAACGCTCCCTAGCGCTCCACCCAGCCCCCGCGCCGCTGGCCGCTCCGGCCGCAGCGGCCACCAGATCTCGGTGCGCGCCGGGTGCGCCCTCGCGCCAGGAGCCATGGGGCGCTCGTGCTCGTCCAGATCCTCCGGCTCAGCTTGCTCTAGCCCGCGAGGCAGCGAGGGATGGGGCCTGCCAGCCTCGGTGCTGGGCCTCGTCAGATCCAGCGGTCCGTCGATGCTGCCGGTCTCTCCTCGGCCTCCTGCTGCGTCAACGGCCGCATCCGCCTCCCCGCTGCGAATCTTGCTTCGGGGCGAGTGCTCCCACACCGCGAACGCCGTTTCCACCCCGGTCGCTGCGCAGTCCCCTCCTGCTGAGTGGCAACGGCTAAAATCCATCGTGGTTCGGCCTTCCCCCTGCACTAGCCCTTCCTCTTCGGGGCCTGGTGATGGATGGACGGAGGTCCAGTCACGCAAAGATCGCCGCCTTAGCCGGCGCCATGATGGCGGCCTCGGCCACGCCCCGCGGCCGCGCAAAGGCCACCGGCCTGCCTTCAATGCGAGCACCGGCCGGGAGGCCTTCTTAAGGCGCTTCGGGGGCTCTACTTCAGATGCCTCAGCACCGAGGACCGCCGTGTAGATTGTAGGGATCCTGTCCACTGCATCTAGTGCAAGCTTCCAGGCCACATCGGCAAAGACTGCCCGCGCAAGAGGCG is from Triticum aestivum cultivar Chinese Spring chromosome 1B, IWGSC CS RefSeq v2.1, whole genome shotgun sequence and encodes:
- the LOC123092641 gene encoding uncharacterized protein, which codes for MHVDGNTISFEPAENHGRSTALFEDDLTELEAIGFPLELWHPLGVHFVLNFLGEIFSIDQYCLLSNERTSIRDHVALFKGTSLPDALTVQLPNLDILVVQLHEHGKVTRIGPSDPSPFSSDGDSDSALDSTSDSDSPTPYPSIGLQCVAAAMATFGPFTVSPEFPQGPPPLPSRNALLAADAFVELAISSSDDDVPLARIGLAPPVLLDSILSDIPADPTEHELPLITSPDHYMPDPAPAPAASDGTAILTTVPHAASPVVYSCRPRAVVAPALPSLPALDLEAEHVVHEAVTKKGRACRRRASSILHIRRSARLAEMEPYKKETMQDKASKAKAKCMELGNSARDFDDVVSSARLYPDDVQPGSPRALAALAIECGSSPHEAESVASSAGAVAK